One region of Streptomyces sp. CG4 genomic DNA includes:
- a CDS encoding NADPH:quinone oxidoreductase family protein: MQAWQVHENGEPSEVMRLAEVERPTPGDGQVLLRVRAANINFPDALLCRGQYQVRPPLPFTPGVEICGETADGRRVIANPALPYGGFAEYALADARALLPAPEALDDAEAAALHIGYQTGWFGLHRRARLEAGENLLVHAAAGGVGSAAVQLGKAAGARVIGVVGGADKAAVARELGCDVVVDRRSEDVIAAVKEATGGRGADVIYDPVGGEAYAQSAKLVAFEGRIVVVGFASGSIPSPALNHALVKNYSILGLHWGLYATKNPKLILRCHEELTELAARGAIKPLVSERVPLGEAAGAVQKVADGRSTGRIAVVMEEAA; the protein is encoded by the coding sequence ATGCAGGCATGGCAAGTGCACGAGAACGGCGAGCCGAGCGAGGTGATGCGCCTGGCGGAGGTGGAGCGGCCCACGCCCGGTGACGGCCAGGTGCTGCTCCGCGTGCGTGCCGCCAACATCAACTTCCCGGACGCGCTGCTGTGCCGGGGCCAGTACCAGGTGCGCCCGCCGCTGCCGTTCACGCCCGGCGTGGAGATCTGCGGCGAGACCGCGGACGGCCGCCGGGTGATCGCCAACCCAGCCCTGCCGTACGGCGGCTTCGCCGAGTACGCCCTCGCCGACGCCCGCGCCCTGCTGCCCGCGCCCGAGGCGCTGGACGACGCCGAGGCCGCCGCCCTGCACATCGGCTACCAGACCGGCTGGTTCGGCCTGCACCGCCGGGCCCGCCTGGAGGCCGGCGAGAACCTGCTCGTGCACGCCGCGGCCGGAGGCGTCGGCAGCGCGGCCGTGCAGCTCGGCAAGGCGGCCGGGGCCCGGGTGATCGGGGTCGTCGGCGGCGCGGACAAGGCCGCCGTGGCCCGCGAGCTGGGCTGTGACGTGGTCGTGGACCGCCGCAGCGAGGACGTGATCGCGGCCGTGAAGGAGGCCACCGGCGGCCGGGGCGCCGACGTGATCTACGACCCCGTCGGCGGCGAGGCCTACGCCCAGTCCGCCAAGCTGGTCGCCTTCGAGGGCCGGATCGTCGTCGTCGGCTTCGCCAGCGGCAGCATCCCCAGCCCGGCCCTCAACCACGCGCTGGTGAAGAACTACTCGATCCTCGGCCTGCACTGGGGCCTGTACGCGACCAAGAACCCGAAGCTCATCCTGCGCTGCCACGAGGAACTGACCGAACTGGCCGCCCGGGGCGCGATCAAGCCGCTGGTCAGCGAGCGGGTGCCGCTCGGCGAGGCCGCCGGGGCCGTGCAGAAGGTGGCGGACGGCCGGTCCACCGGCCGGATCGCCGTGGTGATGGAGGAAGCAGCATGA
- a CDS encoding acyl-CoA dehydrogenase family protein, protein MTDADELVRRTRELLAEHPPASTDRLDFLRARFDAGLAWVHYPEGLGGLGAPRSLQSAVDAELEAAGAPDNDPRRIGIGLGMAAPTILKYGTEEQKQRYLRPLWTGEEVWCQLFSEPGAGSDLAALGTRAVREGDDWVVNGQKVWTSSAHLARWAILIARTDPDVPKHAGITYFICDMTDPGVEVRPLRQITGEAEFNEVFLTDVRIPDTRRLGEAGDGWRVAQTTLNNERVAIGGMRLPREGGMIGPVARTWRERPELRTHDLHQRLLKLWVEAEVSRLTAERLRQQLTVGQPGPEGAGMKLAFARLNQEISGLEVELRGAEGLLYDDWTMRRPELVDFTGRDAGYRYLRAKGNSIEGGTSEVLLNIVAERVLGLPAEPRTDKDVAWKDLAR, encoded by the coding sequence ATGACCGACGCCGACGAACTCGTCCGCCGCACACGGGAGTTGCTCGCCGAGCATCCCCCGGCGAGCACGGACCGCCTGGACTTCCTGCGGGCCCGTTTCGACGCCGGCCTCGCCTGGGTGCACTACCCGGAAGGACTCGGCGGACTGGGCGCCCCGCGCTCCCTGCAGAGCGCCGTGGACGCCGAACTGGAGGCCGCGGGCGCCCCCGACAACGACCCCCGGCGCATCGGCATCGGCCTCGGCATGGCCGCGCCGACGATCCTCAAGTACGGCACCGAGGAGCAGAAGCAGCGCTATCTGCGGCCGCTGTGGACGGGGGAGGAGGTCTGGTGCCAGCTGTTCAGCGAGCCCGGCGCCGGCTCCGACCTGGCCGCGCTCGGCACCCGCGCCGTACGGGAAGGCGACGACTGGGTCGTCAACGGGCAGAAGGTGTGGACCTCCAGCGCCCACCTCGCCCGCTGGGCCATCCTCATCGCCCGTACCGACCCGGACGTGCCCAAGCACGCGGGCATCACCTACTTCATCTGCGACATGACCGACCCGGGCGTCGAGGTCCGGCCGCTGCGCCAGATCACCGGCGAGGCCGAGTTCAACGAGGTCTTCCTCACCGACGTCCGCATCCCCGACACCCGCCGCCTCGGCGAGGCCGGCGACGGCTGGCGGGTCGCCCAGACCACCCTCAACAACGAGCGCGTGGCCATCGGCGGCATGCGGCTGCCCCGTGAGGGCGGCATGATCGGCCCGGTCGCCCGGACCTGGCGCGAGCGCCCCGAACTGCGCACCCACGACCTGCATCAGCGGCTGCTGAAGCTGTGGGTCGAGGCCGAGGTCTCCCGCCTCACCGCGGAGCGCCTGCGCCAGCAGCTCACCGTCGGCCAGCCCGGCCCCGAGGGCGCCGGTATGAAGCTCGCCTTCGCCCGCCTCAACCAGGAGATCAGCGGCCTGGAGGTCGAACTCCGCGGCGCGGAGGGCCTGTTGTACGACGACTGGACCATGCGCCGCCCCGAGCTGGTCGACTTCACAGGCCGTGACGCCGGTTACCGCTACCTCCGCGCCAAGGGCAACAGCATCGAGGGCGGCACCAGCGAGGTGCTGCTGAACATCGTCGCCGAGCGGGTCCTCGGCCTGCCCGCCGAGCCGCGCACCGACAAGGACGTCGCCTGGAAGGACCTGGCCCGATGA
- a CDS encoding acyl-CoA dehydrogenase family protein has protein sequence MTDLLYSEEEEALRAAVRDLLTDHCAPADVIARSESGVPHDLALWKSLAEGMGLAGLLVPEEQGGQGASAREVAVVLEELGRAVAPVPYLTSAVVATEALLACGDEELLGRLASGRTIGALAVGLHTAPGGAVKTVRLENGTLHGELTGIADAAVADVLLVPADDGGLYAVTADAVTVTGQVSLDLTRPLATVRLAGAPGRRVGAAEPAVRRALRAAAGLLASEQLGVADWALTETVRYLKERKQFNRPVGGFQALKHRLAQLWLEVVNLRAAARAAADALASGEDVETSVAVAQAYAAPVAVHATEEAVQLHGGIGMTWEHPIHLYLKRAKADSIAFGTAGAHREALAELVDLQAP, from the coding sequence ATGACCGATCTTCTCTACTCCGAGGAGGAAGAGGCGCTGCGCGCCGCCGTCCGCGATCTGCTCACGGACCACTGCGCGCCGGCGGACGTCATCGCCCGCAGCGAGTCCGGCGTCCCGCACGACCTCGCGCTGTGGAAGTCCCTCGCCGAGGGCATGGGCCTCGCCGGGCTCCTGGTGCCCGAGGAACAGGGCGGTCAGGGCGCCTCCGCCCGCGAAGTCGCCGTGGTACTGGAGGAGTTGGGCCGGGCGGTGGCCCCCGTGCCGTACCTCACCAGCGCGGTCGTGGCCACCGAGGCCCTGCTGGCCTGCGGTGACGAGGAACTGCTGGGCCGGCTGGCCTCCGGGCGCACCATCGGCGCCCTCGCCGTCGGCCTGCACACGGCACCGGGCGGCGCCGTCAAGACCGTACGACTCGAAAACGGCACGCTGCACGGGGAGTTGACCGGCATCGCCGACGCGGCCGTGGCCGACGTTCTGCTCGTCCCGGCGGACGACGGCGGCCTGTACGCCGTGACCGCGGACGCCGTGACGGTCACCGGGCAGGTCTCCCTGGACCTGACCCGGCCGCTGGCGACGGTACGGCTGGCGGGCGCCCCCGGCCGCCGTGTCGGCGCCGCGGAACCCGCCGTACGACGCGCGCTGCGCGCCGCCGCCGGACTGCTCGCCTCCGAGCAACTCGGCGTGGCCGACTGGGCGTTGACCGAGACGGTCCGCTATCTGAAGGAGCGCAAGCAGTTCAACCGGCCGGTCGGCGGCTTCCAGGCCCTCAAGCACCGGCTCGCCCAGCTGTGGCTGGAGGTGGTCAACCTCCGGGCGGCCGCCCGTGCCGCCGCCGACGCGCTGGCCTCCGGCGAGGACGTGGAGACCTCGGTCGCCGTCGCGCAGGCGTATGCGGCGCCCGTCGCCGTCCACGCCACGGAGGAGGCGGTGCAGCTGCACGGCGGGATCGGTATGACCTGGGAGCATCCGATCCACCTGTATCTGAAGCGGGCCAAGGCGGACTCGATCGCCTTCGGCACGGCGGGAGCGCACCGGGAAGCACTGGCCGAACTGGTCGATCTCCAGGCGCCCTGA